The following are from one region of the Heliangelus exortis chromosome 29, bHelExo1.hap1, whole genome shotgun sequence genome:
- the TUBG1 gene encoding tubulin gamma-1 chain: MPREIITLQLGQCGNQIGFEFWKQLCAEHGISPEGIVEEFATEGTDRKDVFFYQADDEHYIPRAVLLDLEPRVIHSILNSPYANLYNPENIYLSEHGGGAGNNWASGFSQGEKIHEDIFDIIDREADGSDSLEGFVLCHSIAGGTGSGLGSYLLERLNDRYPKKLVETYSVFPNQDEMSDVVVQPYNSLLTLKRLTQNADCVVVLDNTALNRIATDRLHIQNPSFSQINQLVSTIMSASTTTLRYPGYMNNDLIGLIASLIPTPRLHFLMTGYTPLTTDQSVASVRKTTVLDVMRRLLQPKNVMVSTGRDRQTNHCYIAILNIIQGEVDPTQVHKSLQRIRERKLANFIPWGPASIQVALSRKSPYLPSAHRVSGLMMANHTNISSLFERTCRQYDKLRKREAFLEQFRKEDIFKDNFDELDNSREIVQQLIDEYHAATRPDYISWGTQEQ; the protein is encoded by the exons ATGCCGCGGGAGATCATCaccctgcagctggggcagTGCGGCAACCAGA TCGGGTTCGAGTTCTGGAAGCAACTCTGCGCCGAGCACGGCATCAGCCCCGAGGGCATCGTGGAGGAGTTCGCCACCGAAGGCACCGACCGTAAGGACGTCTTCTTCTACCAG GCTGATGATGAGCACTACATCCCACGGGCCGTGCTGCTGGACCTGGAGCCCCGCGTTATCCACTCCATCCTCAACTCCCCTTACGCCAACCTCTACAACCCAGAGAACATCTACCTGTCGGAGCATGGAGGGGGAGCTGGGAACAACTGGGCCAGTGGCTTCTCCCAG ggagaaaaaatCCATGAAGATATTTTTGACATAATAGACAGAGAGGCTGATGGGAGTGACAGTTTGGAG GGCTTTGTGCTTTGCCACTCCATTGCTGGTGGAACGGGCTCTGGGCTGGGCTCGTACCTCCTGGAGAGACTGAATGACAG GTACCCGAAGAAGCTGGTGGAGACCTACTCAGTTTTCCCAAACCAGGATGAGATGAGTGATGTCGTGGTCCAGCCCTACAACTCCCTTCTGACACTGAAGAGGCTGACACAGAATGCTGACTGCGTG gtGGTTCTGGACAACACGGCCTTGAATCGCATCGCGACAGACCGGCTCCACATTCAGAACCCGTCGTTCTCTCAGATCAATCAGCTG GTCTCCACCATCATGTCTGCCAGCACCACCACCCTCAGGTACCCTGGGTACATGAACAATGACCTCATCGGGCTCATTGCCTCCCTCATCCCCACTCCTCGGCTCCACTTCCTGATGACTGGGTACACACCACTCACCACCGACCAGTCG GTGGCCAGCGTGAGGAAGACCACTGTCCTGGATGTGATGAGGAGGTTGCTGCAGCCTAAAAACGTGATGGTGTCCACAGGGCGAGACAGGCAGACCAACCACTGCTACATTGCCATCCTCAACATCATCCAGGGGGAGGTGGATCCCACGCAG GTCCACAAGAGTCTGCAGCGGATCCGGGAGAGGAAGCTGGCCAACTTCATACCCTGGGGCCCTGCCAGCATCCAGGTGGCTTTGTCCCGCAAGTCCCCTTACCTGCCCTCTGCTCACCGTGTCAGCGGCCTCATGATGGCAAACCACACCAACATCTCCTCG CTGTTTGAGCGGACGTGCCGGCAGTACGACAAGCTGCGCAAGCGGGAGGCCTTCCTGGAGCAGTTCCGCAAGGAGGACATCTTCAAGGACAACTTCGATGAGCTGGACAATTCCCGGGAGATCGTGCAGCAGCTGATCGACGAGTACCACGCGGCCACGCGCCCCGACTACATCTCCTGGGGCACGCAGGAGCAGTGA